One window of the bacterium genome contains the following:
- a CDS encoding T9SS type A sorting domain-containing protein, with product MRRLPALTSLAALLAGAVFLATQPAPAPPAPDAPTRLVRDEKPARGPELIRHFFDDWHRPFPGDLGRDLQDRIWEEVKAVPEKASALEDDPWTCRGPFGMFGASAARSCGRVLDVDLDSTGIRRVAAASGGIWRLDGITWTPLTDALNTRWIGSLDTSPTNPDLILVGTGEPHIRAGTGLWRSTDGGLTWQNRPLPASPATCFRVRFLPDGQTVVGAFDLGIYRSTNAGLTWSRTALPHWPTDLAIHPANPSVMWTPVQDHGLFRSNNGGITWTQVQGAGLPTSGNGRGAVTISAADPNRLYVAFAGLDNNLLGIFRTDDGGLNWIDVSPPDDYFWGQGWYNNAIGVSPTDPDLVLAGGGGLQRSSDGGLNWTTTATAHVHADVHAIEWTADGANLYVATDGGYSHSTNGGLTYFTSFNRLPITQYVNIDVGNEFPLVMGGGSQDNAVSLTVDGGIQWFVRWGGDGGGFTIDDHDNDRMWATSGLWGGSLLFRCGRSLTGGTAWADINAGLPPSTQWYTRIRSDQAQPPTLYTNNGAQVYASTNLGDLWTAANAAPFPAGVRELTVGVHDGAASAIYACLDSPTTGRRLRVFDGTTWSERDAGLVPGVLVRKVAPHPTDPRRCFALMNGMGTPGSKVYRSDDNGQNWTNITGNLPDVPLADLVAHPDDPQRLYVGTEFGAYASEDGGMSWQRWNLGLPEAAIITEMALVDLRRSDGPSSDRLMVAAGTYGRGIWTRPIPMGISAAPQPQAVAAVQMRAAQPNPADLQTRLAFRIEHDGPARLRVFDVRGRVVDTLLDGPVAAGDHAVTCETRHLASGVYFARLETAAGMVSRRITVIR from the coding sequence ATGCGACGCTTGCCCGCACTGACCAGCCTGGCTGCTCTCCTTGCGGGAGCCGTCTTCCTGGCGACACAACCGGCGCCTGCGCCGCCTGCACCTGATGCGCCCACCCGACTCGTGCGCGACGAGAAGCCTGCGCGCGGCCCGGAACTGATCCGGCATTTCTTCGACGACTGGCATCGCCCTTTTCCGGGCGATCTGGGCCGCGACCTCCAGGATCGCATCTGGGAAGAAGTGAAGGCTGTCCCTGAAAAAGCGTCCGCGCTGGAGGATGATCCCTGGACCTGCCGCGGTCCCTTCGGGATGTTCGGCGCCAGCGCAGCCCGCAGCTGCGGGCGTGTGCTCGATGTTGATCTCGACAGCACCGGGATCCGGCGCGTGGCGGCGGCCAGCGGCGGCATCTGGCGACTGGACGGCATCACCTGGACGCCGCTGACCGACGCCCTGAACACGCGGTGGATCGGCTCCCTCGACACCAGCCCGACCAACCCTGACCTGATCCTCGTCGGCACGGGCGAGCCCCACATCCGCGCGGGCACCGGACTGTGGCGCTCCACTGATGGCGGCCTCACCTGGCAGAACCGGCCGTTGCCCGCGAGTCCGGCCACCTGTTTCCGGGTGCGCTTCCTTCCCGACGGCCAGACCGTTGTGGGCGCCTTCGACCTGGGCATCTACCGCTCCACCAACGCGGGTCTCACCTGGAGCCGCACCGCACTGCCGCACTGGCCCACCGACCTGGCGATCCACCCAGCCAATCCCTCGGTCATGTGGACGCCGGTGCAGGACCACGGCCTGTTCCGCAGCAACAACGGCGGCATCACCTGGACGCAGGTCCAGGGCGCGGGCCTGCCCACCAGCGGCAACGGCCGTGGCGCGGTGACCATTTCGGCGGCCGATCCCAACCGTCTCTACGTGGCCTTCGCCGGGCTGGACAACAACCTGCTCGGTATCTTCCGGACCGATGACGGCGGCCTCAACTGGATCGACGTTTCGCCGCCCGACGACTACTTCTGGGGCCAGGGCTGGTACAACAACGCCATCGGCGTCTCGCCCACCGATCCGGACCTTGTGCTGGCCGGCGGCGGCGGCCTTCAGCGCAGCAGCGATGGCGGCCTGAACTGGACCACCACAGCCACGGCCCATGTCCACGCCGATGTGCATGCCATCGAGTGGACTGCTGACGGCGCCAACCTCTACGTGGCCACCGACGGCGGCTACAGCCATTCCACGAACGGCGGCCTCACCTATTTCACGTCGTTCAACCGCCTGCCCATCACGCAGTACGTCAATATCGATGTGGGCAACGAATTCCCGCTGGTCATGGGCGGCGGTTCGCAGGACAACGCCGTCTCGCTGACTGTCGACGGCGGAATACAGTGGTTCGTGCGCTGGGGCGGTGACGGCGGCGGCTTCACCATCGATGACCACGACAACGACCGCATGTGGGCCACCAGCGGGTTGTGGGGTGGCTCGTTGCTCTTCCGCTGCGGCCGCTCACTGACCGGCGGGACGGCGTGGGCCGACATCAACGCCGGCCTGCCCCCATCGACGCAGTGGTACACCCGCATCCGCAGCGACCAGGCCCAGCCGCCCACGCTATACACCAACAATGGCGCCCAGGTGTACGCGTCGACCAACCTGGGCGATCTCTGGACTGCCGCCAATGCCGCGCCGTTCCCGGCCGGCGTGCGCGAGCTCACCGTGGGCGTCCATGACGGTGCCGCGTCCGCGATCTACGCCTGCCTCGATTCACCCACCACGGGGCGACGCCTCCGTGTCTTCGACGGCACAACCTGGTCCGAACGCGATGCCGGCCTGGTGCCGGGCGTGCTGGTGCGCAAGGTGGCACCTCATCCCACCGATCCACGCCGCTGCTTCGCCCTCATGAACGGCATGGGCACTCCCGGCTCGAAGGTCTATCGCAGCGACGACAACGGACAGAACTGGACCAACATCACCGGCAACCTGCCCGATGTGCCCCTGGCCGACCTGGTGGCCCACCCTGATGATCCGCAACGGCTCTATGTGGGTACTGAATTCGGCGCCTATGCCAGTGAAGACGGCGGCATGTCGTGGCAACGCTGGAATCTGGGCCTGCCCGAGGCGGCAATCATTACCGAGATGGCGCTGGTCGACCTGCGTCGATCCGACGGTCCGTCGAGTGACCGCTTGATGGTGGCGGCGGGAACCTATGGCCGAGGTATCTGGACACGTCCCATCCCCATGGGCATTTCCGCGGCACCGCAGCCTCAGGCGGTTGCCGCCGTGCAGATGCGTGCCGCCCAGCCCAATCCGGCGGATCTGCAAACGCGCCTCGCATTCCGGATCGAGCACGACGGCCCGGCGCGGCTGCGGGTGTTCGATGTGCGCGGCCGGGTTGTCGACACCCTTCTGGACGGCCCGGTGGCGGCGGGTGACCATGCCGTGACCTGCGAGACGCGCCATCTGGCTTCGGGTGTCTATTTTGCCCGCCTGGAGACCGCTGCTGGCATGGTGAGTCGACGGATAACGGTGATCAGGTAA